From Chloroflexota bacterium, one genomic window encodes:
- a CDS encoding glycosyltransferase family 39 protein, giving the protein MDTQRDVGMTICRQNRCLVRVRAFFTDQHLAHWLLLLAILLGAWFRFTGVNWDENQHLHPDERFLTMVETSISLPKSLGEYFDSANSPLNPFNRGHTTFVYGTFPVFLVRVIGEMVGQTGYDEITIVGRLLSGLFDLATVYVIYLIGRRLYGSWVGAVGALLAAATAFNIQQSHFFTVDTFATTLIAVALYYAVRISEGSGVGDFIALGIAYGLAVASKINLAVFVAIIGLACVVRIYRQWQKGPEPSVRPRPLLEWKRTLVGYDISLRLEAPNSPTRTTEERTLISLVTPALWWAIFAGIIAVLVFRVAQPYAFQGPGFFNFKFSKMWLDNMSYVSKLVSGQIDYPPSHQWTGRTPYLYPLQNMLLWGLGLPLGLAAWAGVVIAAWQIYKERNLAHLLPVSWISLFFLYQGGQFVKSLRYLVPIYPFLALMAGWLVVWCWQRALAWYRKGGWRRYLPIAALALALVVVGGSILWAYAVTRIYTRPVTRIAASRWIYENIPPGSHIANEHWDDGLPLRIDGKDGFGAGWYVGHEIQGYAEDEPAKLVQLVDTLDATDYIMITSTRLYKSIPRLPMRYPMMTRYYEKLFAGELGFELIKTFTSYPNLGPIQFNDDEAEEVWTVYDHPKVLIFKKTSDYSHTRVYQILSEGIQWDEIKRLWPIQAGSWKNGLVYDERTWEVQKTGGTWSSIFNRNSLSNKWPVLFWLLAVEVIGLLSLPLTYAFLRHMADRGYIFAKSLGILSLTWVTWMLVNFTPLTYEQWTILLALCLLAGTGGYLLWRRGDEIRAWLRVNRRTLLIEEGLFLLFFVAFLLVRWGNPDLWHPVMGGEKPMDFAYLNAVIKSTEFPPYDPWYAGGYLNYYYFGQIITATLVKLTGIVPWVSYNLALPLYFALLAMGAFTVAYNLVASQRASVDDQQDRTALFCGLAGALFVAVLGNLSEAGLIATGFQSFSAIGEVKSAIPGLSGLIRTLNGLWHWIRQPQPFPFRPEWPYWNASRVMPHGEINEFPYFTFLYADLHAHLMSLPFTVMVLGMAVNLVREVRLGAATARSGVGRTIAGWRAWLQALTHRVDWTEGLELLVLAFAVGALRCINTWDWPTYLLVTALALGIREYERRGRVDLDGLVAWIVRAGVVAVLSIALYYPFWRYYATGYTAIELWEHERTALSDYLTIHGLFLFVIGSFVFWSVFGQRRSGGSIRMLRLSVRFWDRIPRLWSLYDVLVVRGREWLVPSALAYGVLVLALLLAMKAGMWLYLVILPLGALFVALILRARADPRQRFMWVLGALALALTVAVEWVVLRGDIGRMNTVFKFYLQVWVLWGIVAAAALDTLVKASSRWSQEVRTVWWCIFTVLFICAALYPLYATQAKIRDRFDPQLGSGLDGMAYMTTSRYYDENRELELKWDYEAIQWMLDHIQGSPVILEANTPLYRWGSRVSIYTGLPATVGWDWHQAQQRSVMPREVVDHRVAEVRETYTNPNVQETMRLLQKYDVSYIYMGELEEAYYGTAATDKFEYMRSMGLLELVYHNERVRIYRVL; this is encoded by the coding sequence ATGGATACGCAGCGCGATGTTGGTATGACAATTTGCAGACAAAACCGCTGCTTGGTGAGGGTGCGGGCTTTTTTCACCGACCAGCACCTCGCACATTGGTTGCTCCTGCTTGCCATCCTCCTGGGAGCCTGGTTCCGTTTCACCGGAGTGAATTGGGATGAGAACCAGCACCTCCACCCCGACGAGCGGTTCCTGACTATGGTGGAGACGAGCATCAGTCTGCCCAAATCATTGGGCGAGTATTTCGATTCCGCGAACTCGCCACTCAATCCGTTCAATCGTGGCCACACCACCTTTGTCTACGGGACGTTTCCCGTCTTCCTGGTCCGCGTTATCGGCGAGATGGTGGGCCAAACCGGCTACGATGAGATCACCATTGTGGGCCGGCTCCTCTCCGGCCTCTTCGACCTGGCCACGGTGTACGTCATCTATCTGATCGGGCGGCGGCTGTACGGGTCGTGGGTAGGGGCAGTGGGGGCACTGCTGGCAGCGGCCACGGCCTTCAACATCCAACAATCCCACTTCTTCACTGTGGACACCTTTGCCACGACGTTGATAGCGGTCGCCCTTTACTATGCGGTCAGAATTTCGGAAGGCAGCGGTGTGGGTGATTTCATTGCCCTGGGGATCGCCTATGGGCTGGCGGTGGCCAGCAAGATCAACCTGGCCGTATTCGTGGCGATCATTGGCCTGGCCTGTGTGGTGCGGATATACCGCCAGTGGCAGAAAGGTCCGGAGCCATCGGTCCGACCACGCCCACTGCTGGAGTGGAAGCGCACCCTGGTCGGCTATGACATCTCCCTGCGCCTGGAAGCGCCGAATTCGCCCACCCGGACGACGGAAGAGAGAACGCTCATTTCTCTGGTTACCCCTGCGTTGTGGTGGGCTATCTTTGCCGGCATCATTGCCGTGCTGGTTTTCCGCGTTGCCCAGCCCTATGCCTTCCAGGGGCCTGGATTCTTCAACTTCAAGTTCTCCAAGATGTGGCTGGACAATATGTCCTACGTCAGCAAACTGGTGAGTGGCCAGATAGATTACCCGCCCAGCCACCAGTGGACGGGGCGCACGCCCTACCTCTACCCGCTGCAGAACATGCTCCTCTGGGGGTTGGGGTTGCCTCTTGGACTGGCGGCGTGGGCAGGGGTGGTCATCGCCGCCTGGCAAATCTATAAGGAGCGAAATTTGGCGCATTTGTTGCCCGTCTCATGGATCAGCCTATTTTTCCTGTACCAGGGCGGCCAGTTCGTGAAATCGCTGCGCTACTTGGTGCCCATTTACCCTTTTCTGGCGCTGATGGCCGGGTGGCTGGTGGTCTGGTGTTGGCAGCGGGCCTTGGCTTGGTACCGGAAGGGTGGCTGGCGGCGCTATTTGCCCATCGCTGCCTTAGCACTGGCTCTCGTGGTGGTGGGCGGGAGCATCCTCTGGGCCTACGCGGTCACGCGCATCTACACCCGCCCCGTTACGCGCATCGCCGCCTCGCGCTGGATATACGAGAACATTCCACCGGGGAGCCACATCGCCAATGAACACTGGGACGATGGCCTACCGCTACGAATAGACGGCAAGGATGGCTTCGGCGCGGGTTGGTATGTTGGTCACGAGATCCAGGGCTATGCGGAGGACGAGCCAGCCAAATTGGTCCAACTCGTGGACACGCTCGACGCTACCGACTATATCATGATCACCAGCACCCGACTGTATAAGTCCATCCCCCGTCTGCCCATGCGCTACCCGATGATGACCCGCTATTACGAAAAACTATTTGCCGGGGAACTGGGCTTCGAACTTATCAAGACCTTCACTTCTTACCCTAATCTTGGTCCCATTCAGTTCAACGACGATGAGGCAGAGGAGGTGTGGACGGTCTACGACCACCCCAAAGTGCTCATCTTCAAGAAGACGAGCGACTATTCCCACACGCGAGTGTACCAGATCCTCAGCGAGGGCATCCAGTGGGATGAGATCAAACGGCTGTGGCCCATCCAGGCGGGGTCGTGGAAAAACGGGTTAGTGTATGACGAACGTACTTGGGAAGTCCAGAAAACAGGTGGCACTTGGTCGAGCATTTTCAATCGCAATAGCCTCAGCAACAAGTGGCCTGTTCTCTTCTGGTTGCTTGCGGTCGAGGTCATCGGGCTATTGAGTCTCCCTCTGACTTACGCCTTTCTCCGCCACATGGCTGACCGGGGCTACATTTTCGCCAAGTCCCTGGGGATTCTGTCGCTCACTTGGGTCACCTGGATGCTGGTCAATTTCACGCCGCTGACCTACGAGCAGTGGACCATTCTCCTGGCTCTGTGCCTCCTCGCCGGTACGGGGGGCTATCTCCTCTGGCGACGAGGCGACGAGATCAGAGCGTGGCTACGTGTCAATCGGCGGACGTTGCTGATCGAAGAGGGGCTGTTCTTGCTCTTCTTCGTGGCTTTCTTGTTGGTCCGCTGGGGCAATCCGGACCTCTGGCATCCGGTGATGGGTGGCGAGAAGCCGATGGACTTCGCCTACCTGAATGCGGTCATCAAGAGCACGGAGTTCCCGCCCTACGACCCGTGGTATGCCGGCGGCTACCTGAACTACTATTATTTTGGCCAGATCATCACCGCAACGCTGGTCAAACTCACCGGCATCGTGCCCTGGGTATCTTACAATTTGGCGCTACCCCTCTACTTCGCGCTGCTGGCAATGGGCGCTTTCACCGTGGCCTATAATCTGGTGGCAAGCCAACGTGCGAGTGTAGATGACCAGCAAGATAGGACGGCGCTCTTTTGCGGGCTGGCGGGAGCGCTTTTCGTCGCCGTGCTGGGCAATCTCTCAGAAGCGGGCTTGATTGCCACGGGGTTCCAGAGTTTCAGCGCCATCGGCGAGGTGAAAAGTGCCATCCCTGGCCTGAGTGGTCTGATCCGAACACTCAATGGGCTCTGGCATTGGATTCGCCAGCCTCAGCCGTTTCCCTTCCGTCCCGAATGGCCCTACTGGAACGCCAGTCGGGTGATGCCCCACGGGGAGATCAACGAGTTCCCGTATTTCACCTTCTTGTATGCGGACCTCCACGCCCATTTGATGTCGTTGCCTTTCACGGTGATGGTGTTGGGCATGGCGGTCAATCTGGTTCGAGAAGTTCGTTTGGGGGCGGCCACTGCAAGGTCCGGCGTAGGGAGAACCATCGCTGGTTGGCGGGCCTGGCTGCAGGCTCTCACCCACCGCGTGGATTGGACAGAGGGGTTGGAATTGCTCGTCCTGGCCTTCGCTGTGGGGGCGCTGCGCTGTATCAACACCTGGGATTGGCCTACCTACCTGCTCGTCACCGCCCTCGCCTTGGGCATCCGCGAGTACGAACGGCGTGGCAGAGTGGATCTGGATGGTCTCGTCGCCTGGATCGTTCGCGCCGGTGTGGTGGCGGTCCTGAGCATTGCCCTGTACTATCCGTTCTGGCGATACTACGCTACTGGCTACACGGCCATCGAACTGTGGGAACACGAGCGCACTGCCCTGAGCGATTATCTGACTATCCACGGTCTGTTCTTGTTTGTCATCGGCAGTTTTGTCTTCTGGAGCGTTTTCGGACAAAGGCGCAGTGGTGGCAGCATACGTATGCTCCGGTTATCAGTGAGGTTCTGGGATCGAATCCCGCGCTTGTGGTCCCTCTATGACGTCTTGGTGGTGAGGGGGCGGGAGTGGCTGGTGCCCTCTGCCTTGGCCTACGGGGTGCTCGTATTGGCGCTGCTCCTGGCGATGAAGGCCGGGATGTGGTTGTACTTGGTGATCCTACCATTGGGCGCGCTTTTCGTTGCGCTTATCCTGCGCGCCCGAGCCGACCCTCGACAGCGTTTTATGTGGGTGTTGGGGGCGCTTGCTTTGGCTTTGACCGTGGCCGTGGAGTGGGTCGTGCTGCGCGGCGACATCGGGCGTATGAATACCGTGTTCAAGTTCTACCTGCAGGTGTGGGTCCTGTGGGGTATCGTAGCGGCGGCGGCACTGGACACGTTGGTCAAGGCTTCGTCGCGCTGGTCTCAAGAGGTGCGAACGGTCTGGTGGTGTATTTTCACGGTGCTTTTCATCTGCGCCGCACTTTATCCCTTGTATGCGACCCAGGCCAAGATCCGCGACCGCTTCGACCCACAGCTTGGGTCGGGGCTCGACGGCATGGCCTATATGACCACCTCTCGTTACTATGACGAAAACCGTGAATTGGAACTCAAGTGGGATTATGAGGCCATCCAGTGGATGCTGGACCATATCCAGGGCTCGCCCGTCATTCTGGAGGCGAACACGCCACTTTATCGTTGGGGCTCGCGGGTTTCCATCTATACCGGCCTGCCCGCCACTGTGGGTTGGGATTGGCACCAGGCCCAACAGCGCTCGGTGATGCCGCGCGAAGTGGTGGATCACCGCGTCGCCGAGGTGCGTGAGACATACACGAATCCCAATGTCCAGGAAACCATGCGCCTGCTACAGAAATACGACGTCAGTTACATCTATATGGGCGAACTGGAAGAGGCGTACTATGGCACAGCAGCCACCGACAAGTTCGAGTATATGCGCTCGATGGGGCTATTGGAACTGGTCTATCACAACGAGCGAGTGCGCATATATCGGGTGCTGTGA
- a CDS encoding glycosyltransferase family 39 protein, which translates to MRSKQLSAALLLTVAIAFALAGQYYFLQKRDFFWDAVALYCVAILAFLLLSRRLESISQADRSEGEAIWSRLWVGMRERPWQSACLAVALVSTAATLYITQIARDPNYWWAWRLWLVSVVAYALAFVEGVPKFSWTALQAHRYEVVGVCFLLLAAFLLRVVHLQSIPQNIGGDECSQGLEAIQMITPGYRGNIFATGWLSVPRLSMLWNAPWIKVFGREAFGLRLPWALVGTATVLMVYLLIRRLFHPGWAMATSVLLACFDYHIHYSRLGSNQIADPLFTAAVYYFLLRAVEGKRRLDWALAGIVLGLSWYFYAGARLTTVLVVITLAYFALRQRDFLSQHRDGLFILVVGMLIVGAPLFAWYSKHPDEFNGRLNSVGIFQSGWLDREVQITGKSKAYLLFDQFRRAFLFTNYYPDRVVWYNSPRPLLPLVPAALFMLGFAYAVAHGLELPYFLILAWYMSTVIFGGALTDSPPSSQRLTGLTPGICLFQVVGLSKVLEYIQKIWRLRRWVRQLAMVVLIAAIAIASAHYYFFTFTPLRVYGSPQAEIATEVGRYLRDLNRDHYVYFFGLPRLFLGFATLPYLDPNLWGEDVQNLAQVQPDALRKDAVVVFVFVPERLGDYEWVVSQYPGGYEWRYHLQGKGREHELLFILYQIEA; encoded by the coding sequence TTGAGATCCAAGCAACTTTCGGCTGCGTTGTTGCTCACTGTCGCCATTGCCTTTGCCCTGGCTGGGCAATACTACTTCCTGCAAAAGCGAGATTTCTTCTGGGATGCGGTAGCGCTATACTGCGTCGCGATCCTCGCCTTTCTCCTTCTCTCGCGCCGTCTGGAGAGTATATCCCAGGCCGACCGCAGCGAAGGCGAGGCCATCTGGTCACGGCTCTGGGTGGGGATGAGGGAGCGTCCCTGGCAGTCCGCTTGTCTCGCGGTGGCGCTGGTATCCACTGCTGCCACCCTATACATCACCCAGATCGCCCGCGACCCCAATTACTGGTGGGCCTGGCGGCTCTGGCTGGTTAGCGTGGTCGCCTATGCCCTCGCTTTCGTCGAGGGTGTGCCTAAGTTCTCCTGGACAGCCCTACAGGCTCATCGTTACGAGGTGGTGGGTGTTTGTTTCCTGCTTCTGGCTGCCTTTCTGTTGCGGGTGGTCCACTTGCAGAGTATCCCACAGAACATCGGCGGCGATGAGTGTTCCCAGGGGCTGGAAGCCATCCAGATGATAACGCCGGGATACCGAGGGAACATTTTTGCCACGGGCTGGTTATCGGTGCCCCGTCTCTCGATGCTCTGGAATGCGCCGTGGATCAAGGTCTTCGGGCGGGAGGCATTTGGTCTGCGATTGCCCTGGGCGCTCGTGGGCACGGCAACTGTCTTGATGGTGTACCTGCTGATTCGCCGGCTGTTCCATCCTGGATGGGCGATGGCCACGAGCGTTCTGCTTGCTTGCTTCGATTATCACATCCATTACAGCCGCCTCGGGTCGAATCAGATCGCCGACCCCTTGTTCACAGCAGCCGTTTATTATTTCCTGCTCCGGGCGGTGGAGGGGAAGCGGAGGCTGGATTGGGCTTTGGCCGGCATTGTGTTAGGGCTGTCTTGGTATTTCTATGCCGGGGCGCGGCTCACTACCGTCTTGGTGGTGATAACCCTGGCTTATTTCGCTCTCCGACAACGTGATTTTCTCTCCCAGCATCGGGATGGGCTATTCATCCTGGTGGTGGGGATGCTCATTGTCGGCGCTCCCCTGTTTGCCTGGTACTCTAAGCACCCGGACGAGTTCAATGGTCGGCTGAACTCGGTGGGCATTTTCCAGTCTGGCTGGCTGGACCGCGAAGTGCAGATCACCGGCAAAAGCAAAGCCTACCTGCTGTTCGACCAGTTTCGGCGGGCGTTTCTTTTCACCAATTATTACCCCGACCGGGTAGTATGGTACAATTCGCCGCGACCGCTGTTGCCCCTCGTCCCGGCGGCACTTTTCATGCTGGGTTTTGCCTACGCGGTGGCCCATGGCCTGGAACTGCCATATTTCCTGATCCTGGCTTGGTATATGAGCACTGTCATCTTTGGCGGCGCACTCACCGATTCACCGCCCTCGAGCCAGCGGCTGACGGGTCTGACTCCGGGGATCTGTCTCTTTCAGGTGGTGGGGCTCAGCAAGGTGTTGGAGTATATCCAAAAAATATGGCGGCTGCGACGTTGGGTCCGGCAGTTGGCAATGGTGGTTCTCATCGCTGCCATCGCCATTGCCAGCGCCCATTATTACTTCTTCACCTTCACGCCCCTGCGGGTGTATGGCAGCCCGCAGGCCGAGATCGCCACCGAGGTGGGCCGCTACCTGCGGGACCTAAATCGCGACCACTACGTGTATTTCTTCGGCCTGCCACGCCTGTTCCTGGGTTTCGCGACACTGCCCTACCTCGATCCGAATCTATGGGGGGAGGACGTACAGAATCTGGCGCAGGTACAGCCGGATGCCTTGAGAAAAGATGCCGTGGTAGTATTTGTCTTCGTGCCCGAGCGCCTGGGTGATTACGAATGGGTGGTGAGCCAATACCCTGGTGGCTACGAGTGGCGCTATCACTTGCAAGGCAAGGGTCGGGAGCACGAGTTGCTTTTCATCCTCTATCAGATTGAGGCATAA